In Streptococcus pneumoniae, the sequence CTTCTGTAAAGTACTGCGCTAATTCTCTTTCAAAGACTTCATACTGATTCATCAATTTTTGATAATCATCAAAGAATATTGGAGTATCTTTTTCAATATAATCAAAGACAGTCCATGTCTTATCATAGCACAAAGATAAAAACTTCCGAGAATCTGCATGACTTTGCTTTTGATGAAAACTTGAAAGAATTTCTTCTAGGTATGATTTCAAAATAGGTGATAAAGTTTTTGAAATTTGTTTTTCTAAAGCTGACTGTCCTCGTTGATAATCCTTTTCTCTCAAAAGCATATCACTAGCTGGAAAGATAGTGAGTTCTGTCTTATTTTCTTTCGATAATTGTGTTTCTACTTCAAATGACCTGATACCATCAATTTCATCACCAAAAAACTCAATTCGACAAGGTTCTAACTGGGATATTTCAAAAATATCTAAAATATCTCCTCGAAGACTAAATTCACCCTGAGTTTGTACTTGAGTAACTTTTCGATAGCCATTTTCCTTTAACTGATGGATAAACGCGTGTTGAGCATATTCTTCACCAACTGAGATTTTTACAATACTATCTTTGAATGCATTGGGAGACGGTAAAATCAATCGACTTGCTGCGATATTACAAACTAAAATCCCTTTCTTAGATGAATCAGTCAAAAAACGCAAGGCTTCAACCCGTGAAATAATTTTTTCCTGTGAAGACATCAAAAACTCCACCATAGGAGCATCATCTACCAAAAATGGATAGACGAGTTCCTCACCCAAGATAGAAATAAGATCACTAACAAGTCCTTCTGCTTCTCCATAAGTTGACGTCAATAACACAATCCTATCTTCTTTTTCTAAACTGCTTGCAATTGCAAGAGCCTTAGTAGATGTTGATAAACCAAGTATTAGTTGTCTTTTCTTATCTGTTAAATTTTGATGCCATTTTTTAATCTGATCATTTTCTGAGAATAAATCTAATAAGGTCACCATTTATCCGTTATACCTCTGCATTGTTTTCTCAAAATTTTTCTCTTGTAAATAGTAGTTTACAGAATCGTCAACTTTGTCAACAGACTGTAAAATACCGATATAATCATCCCTGTCAAACTTACTCAAAACATGATGAACAACTGACATACCATTTTTAGGTCTTCCAATTCCAATCTTAACACGGTTAAAGACCTGAGTTCCTATATGTTGAATAATAGACTTGATACCATTATGACCACCTGCTGAGCCTTTTGCTCTTAAACGAATTTTCCCAACTTCCATGTCAAGATCATCGTAAATGATAAGTAAATCGTCAATATCCAAACCATAGTAAGTTAATAAAGCATGAACTGCTTTTCCACTTTCATTCATAAAGGTCGTTGGTTTAACCAGATAAATTTTTTCTCCATTTAGGAAAAAGGATGCTAGGTCAGCTTGAAATATCTTATCGTGTGTAAAAGTGACATTCTGTTTCTTCGCTAGTTGATCAATCAACATAAAACCAACATTGTGTTTTGTTTCAAAATATTTATCCCCTGGATTTCCCAAGCCTACAAGTAATTTGGTCATTTATTTTTCCTTTCAAAAGCCAAAAGGGTTG encodes:
- the pth gene encoding aminoacyl-tRNA hydrolase, whose product is MTKLLVGLGNPGDKYFETKHNVGFMLIDQLAKKQNVTFTHDKIFQADLASFFLNGEKIYLVKPTTFMNESGKAVHALLTYYGLDIDDLLIIYDDLDMEVGKIRLRAKGSAGGHNGIKSIIQHIGTQVFNRVKIGIGRPKNGMSVVHHVLSKFDRDDYIGILQSVDKVDDSVNYYLQEKNFEKTMQRYNG